GGGAACCTACCGCCTGGACTTAAGCCGTTTTTTCCTCAGTCCCGTCGTGTATTTGTACATTTTGTTTGGGATTTCACTCGCTCTGTACGTCTCAGCGATGTTCCTGAGTCGCTATGCCTATTTTTCGCATCAGTATGCAGCGTATAACGCGTATCGTCGACAAACCCTGTGGGCAGGTCCAGTCAGCTTGCTCATCGGCGTAGCAGCCACGGCAACTGCATTTGGCGGCACCCTCCATATGTTGCCGCGGATGATGCAGTGGTGGCCCTTGCTGGCGTTGTCTCTCATCGCCTTTGTCATCGCCTACGGTGCAAATGTCTGGGCCGGACGCATAAGAAAATCCCGGCTTGGCCTCCGACTGCTGAATGTGTCGATGGTGTTCACGATGGTTCAACTGGCCACGGCTCATTTTACCTACGGCTTGGCCCACAGCGATTTTTGGTTGTATCCCTACGTCCATTTCACAGCTTCTGCATCAAGTCCGGTGATGTTTCGCGATACTTTGTTCGTACTTGCTGCAGGCGCAGTCATCTTGCTTCCGGGATTTCTCTGGTTTCGTCACTTGTTCATTACCGATAGGCACTATGCTGCGGGGAAGTCGACGAGCGGCTCTCATTAGTCGAGCGGCTATCATGAGGTGGGGGCTATCACGAGACGAGCGGCTGCGATTCGCAGCCCCCGTCTCATGAAGACACAAAGGCACGGCGCAAACGACGTCCTTCGCGTCGGTCGAGCCGTGCCTTTGAATGTTATGCCGTCGTTGTGGTTGTGCAGGTCTCCACGGCGTAAGGCATCAACAAGATGAACAGGACAAAGATGATGAGAAAGACCACCGCCCACGAGGTGAATCCGCCAAAACATCCCCCATCGTACATGAAAACCCCTCCTGTTAAACGTTTTGGGTTCATGCCATGGTATGTCACTTGCCCAACAGCCCGTCGCGGTGTTTGCCTAAAGTCAGGAGTTCAGAATCAGAGCCGTCAGTCTCTTCGGATGTCGATTCCAGCGGGATGCTGTCTATTCTCCAAGCAGCCAGTCAAGTCTATCGTGATCCGCTGAAGAGATTCGCGGGTCACGAAATTCAATGGCTTCCCATTCCGAGTCTCCGGTGCCGACGCCGCCGTCGTAAGTCTCATCGTGATCGGCAAGGTAAAAACCAAATTGACTCGAGGCATCATCGACGCGCACATAGACGGTCCCATTATTGCCAATGACGTACTGCCGTGCCATAGTCGCCACCTCCGGGAGATTATTCTTCCCCGTGTGCCGTATCAAATTCTTGAATCCGCAACGCCTGCGAAATGCGAATCCGTGGCGAAACGTAGCGTGGGTCCTCGTTTGCGCAAAAAAAGGACCGTCGCGGAGGCAGGGCGACGGCCTAAGGTTCTATATGTGCTTAAGGTCCAACGGGACAGAATCGATGCTACCAAGCAAATGTTTTGTGCGTGTTGAGAAGACGTGACAATTCTGTGGAGAACGTGATTCTTATGTGTGTTGATGGGGTACTTGGATGCATGTTGAATACTCGGAGCTGATGACGGTATGGTGAATAAACCGGCGTGTAGGGTGAATAAATAAGTATGCAGATAGAAACAAGTTCCACCTCTATCTATGTCCAATATCTTATGTGCTGAATTTGCTATTGGTATATGTGACAAGATGGGGGAGATTCACGGTGGCGAACTACAACTTCGTCTACATGGGGGACACTTGGATTGCCAAGAGTCCTACGTCCAGCGTCTTGAACTATACTGGGGAATTTGTCTTCAATGACGCTTTGGTCAAAGCAATGCTGCAAAAACCGCGATTTATTCTTCATGGTGGAGATGCCGTGTTTACAGGTGACAAACCGAGTCTCCGTTATTTTCGCAACGAGAAGGTTGGAAAAGTTGTACCCGCATCGACCCCTTTTTACGTGTCACCTGGGAATCACGATGCCCTGTTTACGACAGTGAACGGTCACACCAGAATCTCCTTTGCAAACTTCAAACAGATTATTGGCCCATTGAACTTCACAATTAACGCACCGGACTTGAAGATGGTGGTTCTCAACACCGTGCACATTCAAAGAGACAGTCAGGGCAACGACAGATTCGTATATGGGCTGACGACAGCTCAACTGAACTTTCTGGCGCGCGCGCTGAAAAATTCTTCAGCCAGGTTTAAGCTGGTATCCACTCACGTACCTCCAGACGAATGGGCCAATACGCCGACAATGAACGCCAATAAAGCCAGGTTTATGCGAATTCTGACGAACAATCATGTGTCACTGGTACTGCTCAGTCATCAGCACCAGTTCCGCGACTACACAAATAGCGGCGTTCGATTCATCGTATCGGGCGGGGCAGGTGCTGCTCTCGATAGGCTAGGTATCAATGAACTGATTCTCATCAAGGTTCGCGGGAATCAGCTGGATGCCCAAGTTCTGCCGATTTCGTGGCTCGACAACAGAAGCTTTCCTCCGAAGACAACCGTACAGGCGTCTCCTTCGGCGACAAGGCGTACACTTCGGACGCCCCGTACCCGTACAACGCTTTGAATGTTTCGAACATCTCGAACATCTCGTACCATCCAACATAGTCGTGTCGGACGAAACGCACGAATTTGAATGCGTGCTCGGCCACTTCTCTTGTCGAAAGCTGCAGCAAAGTCTCGATGACAAGGGAGGGCCCAAAAGCTAAGACGTTCTGTTGAGGAGTAGAAAAAAGAAAATGACATAGACAATGGCGTGTGACTTGACTGCCTCATTCACACGCCATTTTCATGAAACTACCTGTATTTTTATGAGGACTCAACAACTTTTGTGGTATAATATGGATATTGAACTGCCGGGCAGTAGTGTTGAGGATGTAGGGACATGCAGGAAAGTGCCGGAGAAGAGGTGGATGGTTGTGCGCAGACGAGCATGGGTCATTATAGGCGCTGTTGCAATCGTTGCGGTTTTTGGAATTACAACGAGAAATTCCCCGCTGTTTGCACCAAACGGTGGAACGTTGTTTCACCGCATTCACTGGATGCGCTACGGATATGATCGAGTCTGGTACCACAACCGAGATTATTTAGGTCCGAGCACCGAGATGAACTTCGCGCAACTGAACCAAACGTACGGGCAGGGGCAAACGTTTCTTCCAACTGGGGACAAGGTGATTGGTCTTCCGGTGTACGACACGCCTCGTTCTCTTGCGTTTCAAAAGCAACATCAGGTCGTGTCTACGCTACTTTTTCTCAAAAAATCAGACGGTAACTTTATTGTGTATTCGCTCAGTGGGGGACCGTGATGTCTTGGGGGTGAGCAGGGCAACGGGGGAGTGTTGTTCAGTGCTTGAAGATGAGCGATTGGCGAGAGGCCTTGAACGGGCAGCAATCAATGCAGTAAGTGTTCCTCAAACGTGACAGCTTCTCAGGATTGATTACTATATAAATCCTCGTTACGTGTTCAGCACCATAGTCGAAGGAAATGATGCCATACACCTCGTGCTTACTAAACAAGAGTACCCCAGGTTGTCCATTCACCTTCACTAACAAGTGCTGACCTTTAAAGGTGCCTTTTCGGTAAAGCCCTTGAAGCAGCCGGACGACTCTTGATAAGCCATAGACAGGATATATGGCTGCTTTCGTCTTTCCGCCTCCATCGGATATCATTTGAACCTCTTCGCCAAGTGACTGAATAAAGTCTCCAAAATCACCGGTTGAAATTCCATGCATGAACTTCTCTGCCACGACGAGATGTCGAGCATCTGTTACAACATTATGACCGACCCGGAACTGAAGGTGCTTCGTCGCTCGACTAAAAATCTTCCGGCAATTGGCGACCGATTTATCTATCATTGATGCTATTTCGGAGTAGTCATAACTAAAGACTTCGCGGAGGACAAAGACAGTTCGCTCTATGGGTGAGAGTCGTTCGAACAGTACCATCATGGCATATGATACCGATTCGCCCCGCTCCATAACATGGAGCGGATCCCTATCATATGATGTTGCCGCGCAGTGTCGTTCGACGAGCGGTTCTGGTAACCACGGACCAATATACACTTCGCGCTTGCGAGCGGCAGCACCTAGATGATTCCGGCACCGATTGACTAACATCTGTATCACATATGCTTGTTCATGTTCAATATGACACGTATCCATCCCCTGGAGAGTAGCGAAAACATCCTGCACCACGTCTTCCGCTTCTGATATTGTGCCGAGCATATGGTAGGCGATGCCCATCATTCTGGTCCGAAGTGCAGTATAGAGTTCTCCAAGTTCCACTGGTTTTTCTCCATTTCGTTGGGCTAGGCGTAACTCGACCAAGGCTTACTCTGTCGGTGGCATGATACGAGTTGATATCGCAATTCGGTTCCACGCGTTGATGGTCACGATACACATGATGATTTCTGCCGTTTCGCGCTCATTAAAGTGTTCTCTAACTTGATTGTACACGTCATCTGGGACATGCGTGTCAGCAATGAGGGTAGTAGCTTCCGTGAGAGCTAGGACGGATCGTTCAGCTTGTGTGAAGAACGGCGCTTCCCGCCATGCGTTTAAGGCGTAGATGCGTCGCTCCGACTCGCCGAGTTTTCGTGCATCTTTCGTATGCATATCAATGCAAAAGGCACAGCCATTGATCTGCGATGCGCGAATCTTGATGAGTTCCTTCAACTTTGCATCAAGCGATATGCCTGAAATATATCGCTCTAACCCTACCATGGCCGAATATCCTTCAGGGTTAACTGATTTCATGGACAATCGTAATTGCATTTTTCCCTCTCCCTCAGACGAAAATTGGTAATACCTACGTACCTATATAGACAAACGACCGAGTTCATTTGTGACACGTGACGTATTGTTTTGGCTATCTCTCAATGTCCAAAACTGATGGAGCAAGATGTCCCGAGATGGGGAGTCGCATACGGCGGCGTTAGTCCAAAATGAGGGACTTCGCAATACCAATTTGAATGGCGTGCCAAATGGCACGCCATTTTGCATGTCAACTACAGGTTGATTTCAGGTGACACTTTGAACTTTCTACGCCTCAACGGAACGTCTTACGCGAGTGGCCCTTCTTTTTCTCTATGACATCTGATGGATTAGCCCACAGTGATTTCCTGTAGCCCTTGTTCGCTTTCCAGTGTGGTAGGCACGTCGATGGTCGCAACCACCTTCAAGGATGGGATAGCCCGGACTTCCACCTGGTCGTTTGCGGAGGCCACCATATACAATAGATTTCGAAACACGGCGATACCCTGAGGTGCTTTTGCCCCCGTGGTTTCATCCGAGAAAATCAGCTTCTTGACCAACTTATTCGACGGAATGGAAATGGACAAGAGACTGTCAAGAAACTCGGACACGAGCAGCAGCTTACCGCTTACCGTGACAGCAACACCGTAGGGGTCATGACTTCCTGGAGATCCGACCGGTATTTTCGAGCTTTCAGTCAAGGTCGACGTTCGAATTACAGAGACGTTATTGGAGCCAGTGTTCACCACGTATGCCCGCAACCCGTTCGGAGCAAAGGCAATGTGCCCTGGGTTGGTACCGACTGGAATGGTTGCGACGCGCTGTTTCGTCAGTGTCCGATAGACCGAGACAGTATTCGAGTTGCTGTTTGAGACGTAAACAGACCTGCCGCTTGGTGAAACTGCAAGTTGGGATGGCCCTTGACCGGAGACCAAGGTATGAATGACCTTCCTCGTGTGCGTATTGATGACGGAAACCGTATTGTCATCCGAGTTCGCTACCCATGCGCGTTGCCCGTTTGGGGTCACGACGACTCCACGCGGTGACTTGCCCACTGCAACTTTCCCTATTAATTTCTTTGTTCTGGTGTTGAATATCCACACGTTGTTCTTGGTCTGGCTCGTCACGTAAAGGGTTTGTGATGTCGGGGAGAGCGCGATGCCGCCAGGTAGTGGAACGGAAAGCTTTCCGATTACCTTCCTGGTTTGCGTGCTGATGATAAAAACCGCATTCCCGGGCACATTTGTCACATAGATATTTGCCATACAACCCACTTCCTTCAGTAGAGTATAGGTTAAGAAATGAGGGGCTGAAGAAACGTGAGACGGCCAATATCGTGAGTAGGTGAACAAGTTTTTCAGAATAGGCAGGGACTCCTGTGTGGTGGCGGTCGAGGGAATACACTGACTGCGTACGTATCTTACCCCGTGCGCAAAGATGTACAGAACAACGCTCCACGAAGAGATGGTGCAGCACGATACCTGGAACAATAGTAAACAAAGATGGTGCATAAGGATGGCGTACCAGGTGCTTAGTGCGCTGGCGAACAAACACAAAGAAGCGGTGCCTCAGTTGTCTGAGGTACCGCTTCTTTAAAGGATTTTATGGTGCCGAGGACCGGACTTGAACCGGTACGGGGATTACTCCCCGGCAGATTTTAAGTCTGCTGCGTCTGCCGATTCCGCCACCCCGGCATAGTCTCTTTGCGGACAAAATCTCGTGCGGTTAATATACTGCCAAATCTGTGGTGAGTCAAGTGGAATGAGGCGTATGCGACGGCCTGATTCACAAAGACTAGACAGCTCTTCTATATTAACGTTTGAATGGGCAGTATGGACATAGTATATTGAATGCAGGTGTTGCAACGTAGACCTTACTGGTGGATACGCTCGCGACCGCTTGACACGCTCGCGGGACTGACCTACGGACGCCATGTCAGTCCAAGTGTGATGCCGAGGAGGCGGGTTATGTCGAATCAGTCGAATCAAACTTTGAAGTCTACGAAGGCTCCCTTGTGGATTGCCGCAATCGTGGCAATTGTTGTCCTTGCACTGGGATTTGGCATCCGTGAGGCGGGACAAGTGCAGTACAATGGCTTGCCGCTCGCACAAAAGGTAGAGGTTATATGCTCTGACCTCAGAGCCCCTGGTGACCCATCAACGGTGAGTGAATCCAGTCTGGGACTTGCCTACGAGATTCGCCAGCAAGTCACAAGTGATGTGCAAAACGGCATGACGAAGAGCCAGGTGCTGGACGCGATGGTTCAAGCGTACGGTGACAGCGTGCTGGCCGTGCCGAGGTTTCATGGGTTTGGCATGATGACGTGGTTTGCGCCATTGATTGTCGTC
The Alicyclobacillus curvatus genome window above contains:
- a CDS encoding cytochrome d ubiquinol oxidase subunit II, producing the protein MTLIDFGAAVIWLFVLVYGILGAIDFGSSYWRWFFNRRGDWNAEAVARNYVSPTWELINAFLVLIPVTLVGLFPGAVFTYGTVLLVPATLLLALLALRGAYWQFGYASPHRQNQTVLVVGITGLILPGVLTSLLPLSQGGFVEAVQGTYRLDLSRFFLSPVVYLYILFGISLALYVSAMFLSRYAYFSHQYAAYNAYRRQTLWAGPVSLLIGVAATATAFGGTLHMLPRMMQWWPLLALSLIAFVIAYGANVWAGRIRKSRLGLRLLNVSMVFTMVQLATAHFTYGLAHSDFWLYPYVHFTASASSPVMFRDTLFVLAAGAVILLPGFLWFRHLFITDRHYAAGKSTSGSH
- a CDS encoding metallophosphoesterase is translated as MANYNFVYMGDTWIAKSPTSSVLNYTGEFVFNDALVKAMLQKPRFILHGGDAVFTGDKPSLRYFRNEKVGKVVPASTPFYVSPGNHDALFTTVNGHTRISFANFKQIIGPLNFTINAPDLKMVVLNTVHIQRDSQGNDRFVYGLTTAQLNFLARALKNSSARFKLVSTHVPPDEWANTPTMNANKARFMRILTNNHVSLVLLSHQHQFRDYTNSGVRFIVSGGAGAALDRLGINELILIKVRGNQLDAQVLPISWLDNRSFPPKTTVQASPSATRRTLRTPRTRTTL
- the sigJ gene encoding RNA polymerase sigma factor SigJ, with protein sequence MELGELYTALRTRMMGIAYHMLGTISEAEDVVQDVFATLQGMDTCHIEHEQAYVIQMLVNRCRNHLGAAARKREVYIGPWLPEPLVERHCAATSYDRDPLHVMERGESVSYAMMVLFERLSPIERTVFVLREVFSYDYSEIASMIDKSVANCRKIFSRATKHLQFRVGHNVVTDARHLVVAEKFMHGISTGDFGDFIQSLGEEVQMISDGGGKTKAAIYPVYGLSRVVRLLQGLYRKGTFKGQHLLVKVNGQPGVLLFSKHEVYGIISFDYGAEHVTRIYIVINPEKLSRLRNTYCIDCCPFKASRQSLIFKH
- a CDS encoding carboxymuconolactone decarboxylase family protein, producing MQLRLSMKSVNPEGYSAMVGLERYISGISLDAKLKELIKIRASQINGCAFCIDMHTKDARKLGESERRIYALNAWREAPFFTQAERSVLALTEATTLIADTHVPDDVYNQVREHFNERETAEIIMCIVTINAWNRIAISTRIMPPTE
- a CDS encoding beta-propeller fold lactonase family protein, whose amino-acid sequence is MANIYVTNVPGNAVFIISTQTRKVIGKLSVPLPGGIALSPTSQTLYVTSQTKNNVWIFNTRTKKLIGKVAVGKSPRGVVVTPNGQRAWVANSDDNTVSVINTHTRKVIHTLVSGQGPSQLAVSPSGRSVYVSNSNSNTVSVYRTLTKQRVATIPVGTNPGHIAFAPNGLRAYVVNTGSNNVSVIRTSTLTESSKIPVGSPGSHDPYGVAVTVSGKLLLVSEFLDSLLSISIPSNKLVKKLIFSDETTGAKAPQGIAVFRNLLYMVASANDQVEVRAIPSLKVVATIDVPTTLESEQGLQEITVG
- a CDS encoding cytochrome c-type biogenesis protein CcmH produces the protein MSNQSNQTLKSTKAPLWIAAIVAIVVLALGFGIREAGQVQYNGLPLAQKVEVICSDLRAPGDPSTVSESSLGLAYEIRQQVTSDVQNGMTKSQVLDAMVQAYGDSVLAVPRFHGFGMMTWFAPLIVVLIVMWGILTFIRRSAATKAALQTNPPVSDSDRVQSPHLKSRLKDYL